From a single Acidobacteriota bacterium genomic region:
- a CDS encoding DUF4159 domain-containing protein, producing the protein MKIANYKLQVILILVVLAATLTPLTLSSASGTAEKSFHYDDARLGEKKDESDKFKFARVKIAPMYAGADLGDRGEHWSHDYPEAGLHFSKILSELSKLQVVLDEDEYIFSFDDPNLMKYPFAYMCEVGVMQLTDPEIQGMREYLLRGGFLLVDDFRGSSQMRNFEYHVKRAFPETEYQIKPLDLTHPIFNCFFTIKSLDVRPPYDRYRPEFLGLEDKRGRLMMVINYNNDVSDYWQWSNDPFMPIDDTNSAYKFGVNYVFYALTH; encoded by the coding sequence TTGAAAATTGCAAATTACAAATTGCAAGTGATCTTGATCCTGGTCGTACTGGCGGCCACGCTTACGCCGCTGACTCTCTCGTCGGCAAGCGGGACGGCGGAGAAGTCTTTTCACTACGACGACGCTCGGCTGGGTGAGAAGAAAGACGAATCGGACAAGTTCAAGTTCGCGCGGGTGAAGATTGCTCCAATGTATGCCGGCGCGGATCTTGGCGACCGCGGCGAGCACTGGTCGCACGATTACCCCGAAGCCGGGCTGCACTTCTCAAAGATTCTCTCTGAGCTTTCAAAGCTCCAGGTAGTGCTCGACGAAGACGAGTACATCTTCTCATTTGACGATCCCAACTTGATGAAGTATCCGTTCGCCTACATGTGCGAGGTCGGAGTTATGCAGTTGACCGACCCCGAGATCCAGGGAATGCGCGAGTATCTCTTGCGCGGCGGGTTCCTGCTGGTGGATGACTTCCGGGGGTCAAGCCAAATGCGGAATTTTGAGTATCACGTGAAGCGAGCGTTTCCCGAAACCGAATATCAGATCAAGCCGCTGGACCTCACGCATCCGATATTCAACTGCTTCTTTACAATCAAATCGCTCGACGTGCGTCCTCCTTACGATCGGTATCGACCCGAGTTCCTCGGTCTCGAAGACAAGCGTGGGCGGCTGATGATGGTCATCAACTACAACAACGACGTGAGCGATTACTGGCAATGGTCTAACGAC